The following nucleotide sequence is from Bactrocera oleae isolate idBacOlea1 chromosome 2, idBacOlea1, whole genome shotgun sequence.
TACCCGGTGTGTAGAAAGTCGGAAGAGTAGTCCCACGTTtcgtccgataactctcctttccccagtagtgaataCGCTTAAGGCTTTGCTAAtcccgacgttcactcaccacctgagcctagcagaccacTAGCATGGCTTCCGCAAAGTGCACAGAACCATCACAGCACTTAGTGTCATAAGTgtccagatagttcatggcctaaatCTAAAACCACCCTATGAGAgaacgatcctcgtagcgttgacACTTGGTGTCAAACCACTACCCATGCAGACGAAGAAGTCGAGTTGCCacgagaatctagagtgacccttgaGCTACTTccttctggatattgtagcaggttaaactcgtacttatccagaatcgaaCCCAACATACCAACCATATGTCCAGCGTGCAATGAGTCCCCGCATGATtgtaaccacctctttgcattcccaacgaaccccactcttctaacacccttctccctatggtccgactcCGGGTGATTTGATAACCCCTACAAAaatcaaactcaagttcttttatggaaaactttctcatttgaAAAGGCaccttaacgaaatttggcacagtttGTTTTCCAAAGCAGCACTACAATCTTCGACcaatttgttcagatcggactactatagcatatagctgccacacaaactgatcgattaaaatcaagatcaagttctttttataccctttcatGCCTTAAAAAAATTCATCTGTGAATTTAACGTGTTTGCTTATGGTTAgaacaaaaattgtatgtttTATAGCTATATTCCCTGCATATTTTATACTTAAACCTTATACAGAATTGATCTACAAGATTGTTGTGTCAACAAGATACAAATCTGAAGTCATACTAATATCGTGACTGCTTTGATTTTAGGAGATTGGTTATATTTTGTTAACGAAAACATCCTTAGCTGGCTTTGGCCGAGAAAATTATGGAGGAAAACTCTATTgggaatatatatttcatatgctTTCTCTTATATCATAGACCCTTATGCGTATTCATTCATTTTAAATGGCATATATTTTCATAGGGTGCATAGATTTGGTGCAACATGTGGCTGTGTTTGCACTAATGTTCTCGCTTATAACATCTTTATtctttatgcatttattttggtTCATCCTACTATTCGGCACCTACTATTCGGCACTCCCTACCTCAGTACAACACGAAACTTACAGGTATTCATAAAACCATTAAATTTATCTACATTCATTAGGGTATCGTATATACCTACttgttatttgtatgtacatgcacTTTGTGTGCGGAAAAGCGCTGGAATTTCAAAGTCTCAAGCACTACAACTTCGTGTAAGTCTCAACGTCAGCTAGTTGCGTTTGGCGGCAGTGTAAACACTTAGCAATAGGGGGTTTACGACGAACTTTTTGCGTTCGCTAGATGGCGGCAACTTGTGGGCCTTTGTTTggggcacatacatacatacatatatacatatgtattttcaaataCAAACACGTAGTTGTTTGTTGTAAGCTTACATGTAGATGAGCATTACTCATgccatttttgcatttttattgccttttttttgtttgtttgtaaacaGAAAGTTTCGTTTTCGGGTGTGTAACTTTTACCGATCTCACcacaagtttatatatatttcgcctTTAACTATTCTTTGGCTACACACTATACCGCTACGTTCGGTTTGGTAATTTGCCGATGTGTTTGCATTTACACATTTCGCATCCATCTAcaattatatacacacatacaaacatagttTACCTATGGGAATAAaacgaatgaaaaaaaaaaaaacttgactattgaaaatgaaatgcagatcaacaaaaacacattgacaacaaaaatgcaaatatttactattttaacTTTTTGCCGCATGGACAGCACAGCATAGCAGCGAAGAAACTAAGCGCGTGATGACGCTGTTTATTTGCTTtcacaatttcattcattcatccattatatgttatatatactatatatgcgtgtgtgtggttGTAAATATATGCTTGTGATATTGTGCGTAATACAACAACAGCGTATATTAGGGGGCTTAGTATATTATTCAGCGTTAAAGCGCCGCCACTTTATGAGTGCTTTGACCTTTTTTCGTCGGAAGCGTCATCAATGTAAAGTTGATATcgaatttgtaacaaaaattttgacaaaaacaaaatgccaacattttttttttatcaaaaaatacgTCAGAAAACTGGTCTCTCGGAGTAGTAAACAACAGGCGAGACGGAATTTTTgatatgtataaattttgcaACTTGTGATTACGTAAGCCCTATATGAATGGCTAAGATAAAATTGTGCTGCGTTTCCACGACAGTCACCCGAcccgtaaccggaacggacgtGGATTTTTATTCGGCCAAGGACTGTAAACTCGGCAACATCATCGTCCATCATGCTAGTCATCGTTCCACCGTTATTGTTTGTTTCCGAGGCATGTACCTTCTTGAATTTTTCGGATactctataaaaaaatatatataaatgaatagcgtgcgagttgagtcgatttagccatgtgcgtctgataagatatctttacgaaatgcAGTACggattgtccaaggcaacggtacaatctctaaacaaattattcagatcaaaatcaagtattttTAACGTTTTCTTAATTAACGAGGtagtatcttcacaaaatttagcatgCATTCGGTGCCATCTCCgaactgtagcatatagctgccagacaaattgatcgatcaaaatcaagtacttgtatggaaatttttttatttgtgaagagtatcaTAGCTTCGAATTCAGCCTTTTTGtctttttcttaaataatgTCGGTTTGTAGGCACACTATTCGTATTTATTCTCCACGCTTGACTCACCGTTGCACTCTGTATTTAATCTTGTGGCACGTGGTAAATATAATATGGGTCACAATACTAAATAATTACTTATTAtgctttcaaataatttaaaatatcctTGATAAAATTCAAAAGTCTTCTAAATGACATTGATGTTGAAAGATCGCCGATACCGATAAGAATGTAATGTAAAGCTTTTCGTTACGAACACAACATCGTCTAAATACCCGAACGTCATAGTTAATCGATAACGATGTAATAGCCATAAACATTTCGCGatcttatttcttttaatatgcatatgtttggtatatgtacatacatatgtgttctctttgtttatatacatatgcgtttataaagatttatatatatttttaaatatttttttaatacaaatattgtcCAAAGTGGTTTCAAAAcctctgaaaatatttatattaatttttggtcAATGCTGGTTCTCATTGTATCGAAAATGTGGAGTGGAAAATGTTTCAATAAAGAATTGctgttaatattaataattttaattaaaaaatttaaacagttatttaaaaaaaattatatgacttTTACGAATATGctaatattttgatattcaaatttcaaatattttgtagtCTCGTTAGCTTTAGCAAATACTTATCACAAATAGAGATTAACGAATCTATAGCTGActgcaaatttttcttcaatctTTATTTGCAGATTATTTTCGCAGCGCGAACATTACTTCCATATGTATATCCATACTCcagaaaattgttgaaaaacaaTGTCATCAAAAAGATTTGTGAAATTTGAATTCTAAATTCAAAGCCCCATAAAGTAATCTTCCGTAAgtttgaaaagcaaaaaaaaaaatgtttttgggttttttcaaATACTCGATTTTTCTTTAGTAAACTCACTTGGGTAATTCCTTGAGTTTATTTCAGCACCATAAGCTGCAGGAATAAGTTGTGTATTAATTAATTGTCTATTGTTTgtaatacacacatacgcacgcacacacaacaTCAGATAGTTGATTAGCGTGAGAGAGCAACAACTATCGTCAGCTTTCAAAGTGTACGTATTGTACTAAGCGTAATACTAACAATTAGCCTAATGGTATTGTTAACTCTAGATTTTTATGTTGCAGACTGAAAAGTACGAGTTAGCTGCTGATCGTACTCTGGAATTTGTGGgtaataatatattcaaaagaAAGCTTagagttaaaattaaaagattaaGAGCATACAATTTGGAGGAAAATATGACCACAGATACCCGCCGACGTGTTAAATTGTACGCTTTGAATGCAGAGCGGCAATGGGATGATCGCGGCACAGGACATGTATCTTCGAATTATGTCGACAGGCTTAAAGGTATTTTTgtgttgtatatattatatataatcaatattattaattttttcatataattttacacCAAAAGGTATTTCATTGCTGGTGCGTGCCGAATCGGATGGTTCTTTACTTTTGGAAAGTAAAATTCAACCCGAcaccgcctaccaaaaacaacAGGACACACTGATCGTTTGGTCAGAGGGCGATAATTTCGATTTGGCATTAAGCTTTCAAGAGAAGGCTGGTTGTGATGAAATATGGGAGAAAATTTGTCAGGTAACTGAAATACTagtcaataatattaaaaataatacttataaacaaattatatatatttctcaaaACAAAGCTTGAATTTATTATGCatgatttttattacaattaatatttaaatatagtttcacagtacaatttttttttgtgccttaCCTTGAGCAACCCAATATTTATCATTTATAGGTTCAAGGTAAAGATCCATCAGTTGAAATAACGCAAGACATCGTTGAGGAATCCGAAGATGAACGTTTTGAAGATATGTCCGACACAGCACCGCCCATTGAATTGCCGCCATGTGAACTAGCACGTCTGGAGGAGATCTCCGAAACCATACAGAATTGTTTGACCACACCATTGCGAAAGGAGAAACTCTCCATGGCTTTGGAAtccgaaaattatataaaaaaattactaaatctaTTCCATGTATGCGAAGATCTCGACAATACCGAGGGTTTACATCATCTCTTCGAGATCTTCAAGAACATATTCCTATTAAACAAGAATGCATTGTTCGAGATTATGTTCGCTGAAGATACTATTTTCGATGTGGTTGGCTGCCTAGAGTATGATCCCAGTTCCACTCAACCAAAGAAGCATCGTCAGTATTTAAAACAATGGGCCAAGTTCCGCGAAGCAGTACCGATTAAAAATCAAGATCTGCTCGCCAAAATCCATCAAACGTTCcgtgtacaatacatacaagaCATTATATTGCCAACACCATCGGTATTTGTCGAAGACAACATGTTAAACACGCTATCCAGTTTTATATTCTTCAATAAAGTGGAAATTGTCACACTTATACAAGAAGATGAGCGCTTCCTGGTCGATATGTTTACCATTTTAACAGATCCAAGTACCAGCGATGCCAAGCGTCGCGATATTGTGCTATTCTTAAAGGAATTTTGCAATTATGCACAGAACTTGCAACCACAAGGCAAAGACTCTTTCTACAAGACACTCACCTGTTTGGGTATATTGCAAGCTCTGGAGATAACACTGGTGATGAAcgatcaaaaaacaaaatccgCTTCAATCGATATACTCACTGCAATTGTGGAGTTCTCACCGTTGGTGGTGCGCAACTACACATTACAGCAGGAGGTCAATCGTACAGAAGGTGTAAGTATTTCCATTACTAAATGCATATAACTTAATGTACTGATGAATTATTTGTCTATTTAAAGGATCGTATGCTGTTGAATATTGCCATTGAACAAATGTTAAGCGATTCCGAACCCGAACTTGGTGTCGCAGTGCAATTAATGGgcatcattaaaattttattggaaCCCGAAAGTATGTTAACGGAGAAGGCAGAATTTTTGAACTTCTTCTATAAGCACAGCATACAAACGCTGATTGGTAAGTGGCACAATCACGAAAAATTCGGTCTGCACTTAAaagtatttgtatttgcatgaatttatgtatttttatgttgttttttttttattgtccaGCTCCACTACTTATTAACACAATCGGCGATCGTCCAGATAGTGAAGACTACCAAACCGCACAATTGCTTGGCATTGTCTTGGATATATTGTCATTTTGTGTGGAACATCATACTTAtcatattaaaaactttatcATACAAAAAGATCTCCTAAAGAGAATACTTGTGCTTATGAAAAGCACACATACGTTCCTCGTACTTGGCGCACTTAgacttttaaggaaaattattGCACTTAAAGACGAGTTTTATAATAGGTAAgtgaaaaagaaaattgtttgtCTATAATATTCTTTCATTCTATTGGGAAATGTTGTTTTAGACCACTTAAGTAGTTAATGACTTGCTAGTATATCGATCAAACTAATCTCACTTGAGCTCCAAGAAATCATTGACATAGGATCAATCAACACCATCCCTAAGAGTGTTCCTTTGAACGATGTTCCGTGATTTGGAATacaccataacaacaacaacaaaaacaacaaatttatttatgaacaaat
It contains:
- the flfl gene encoding serine/threonine-protein phosphatase 4 regulatory subunit 3 isoform X2, with amino-acid sequence MTTDTRRRVKLYALNAERQWDDRGTGHVSSNYVDRLKGISLLVRAESDGSLLLESKIQPDTAYQKQQDTLIVWSEGDNFDLALSFQEKAGCDEIWEKICQVQGKDPSVEITQDIVEESEDERFEDMSDTAPPIELPPCELARLEEISETIQNCLTTPLRKEKLSMALESENYIKKLLNLFHVCEDLDNTEGLHHLFEIFKNIFLLNKNALFEIMFAEDTIFDVVGCLEYDPSSTQPKKHRQYLKQWAKFREAVPIKNQDLLAKIHQTFRVQYIQDIILPTPSVFVEDNMLNTLSSFIFFNKVEIVTLIQEDERFLVDMFTILTDPSTSDAKRRDIVLFLKEFCNYAQNLQPQGKDSFYKTLTCLGILQALEITLVMNDQKTKSASIDILTAIVEFSPLVVRNYTLQQEVNRTEGDRMLLNIAIEQMLSDSEPELGVAVQLMGIIKILLEPESMLTEKAEFLNFFYKHSIQTLIAPLLINTIGDRPDSEDYQTAQLLGIVLDILSFCVEHHTYHIKNFIIQKDLLKRILVLMKSTHTFLVLGALRLLRKIIALKDEFYNRHIVKGNLFAPVVDAFIRNNGRYNLLESAILELFEFVKLEDIKTLCVYFVENFSKIFDEIEYVQTFKYLKNRYDQYQDRIKDRDKMSLDTSLPIIRSRFRRDPRQMDDEEEMWFNEEEDFADEYDTYNSVMKSVTEKNGPSQSPSQQSSIQQKSPPQGALLGSSSSVNSLSSTTTTATTLTPAVGVSGVGGVSSISGVSLSDVVSNASNSSSLDHSQSAAAATQAHLGAAAVAANIALHHQQQTALHNFQQQQQLNLNSTLVAAAAAAAAGVASTSAASAAHLEAQNQHQHQHPEHTHEDPDIVELRQHLVSIVPQHQELALAAAATSSSTAVTGSASSAVAALQSQSLSSTSIATPSTSTALSESAVAAAAAASQLLTSIASSDAVAAVAAAAAAAVAATVTGVTPNMGGGGGVVTAANLAAAANAADTLALNVGKHNDSVDNMGNGNGKDGAISSVMTGKKGLVDYESDSGDEDDYEEEEEEESPHQKKPRMA
- the flfl gene encoding serine/threonine-protein phosphatase 4 regulatory subunit 3 isoform X1, with the protein product MLQTEKYELAADRTLEFVGNNIFKRKLRVKIKRLRAYNLEENMTTDTRRRVKLYALNAERQWDDRGTGHVSSNYVDRLKGISLLVRAESDGSLLLESKIQPDTAYQKQQDTLIVWSEGDNFDLALSFQEKAGCDEIWEKICQVQGKDPSVEITQDIVEESEDERFEDMSDTAPPIELPPCELARLEEISETIQNCLTTPLRKEKLSMALESENYIKKLLNLFHVCEDLDNTEGLHHLFEIFKNIFLLNKNALFEIMFAEDTIFDVVGCLEYDPSSTQPKKHRQYLKQWAKFREAVPIKNQDLLAKIHQTFRVQYIQDIILPTPSVFVEDNMLNTLSSFIFFNKVEIVTLIQEDERFLVDMFTILTDPSTSDAKRRDIVLFLKEFCNYAQNLQPQGKDSFYKTLTCLGILQALEITLVMNDQKTKSASIDILTAIVEFSPLVVRNYTLQQEVNRTEGDRMLLNIAIEQMLSDSEPELGVAVQLMGIIKILLEPESMLTEKAEFLNFFYKHSIQTLIAPLLINTIGDRPDSEDYQTAQLLGIVLDILSFCVEHHTYHIKNFIIQKDLLKRILVLMKSTHTFLVLGALRLLRKIIALKDEFYNRHIVKGNLFAPVVDAFIRNNGRYNLLESAILELFEFVKLEDIKTLCVYFVENFSKIFDEIEYVQTFKYLKNRYDQYQDRIKDRDKMSLDTSLPIIRSRFRRDPRQMDDEEEMWFNEEEDFADEYDTYNSVMKSVTEKNGPSQSPSQQSSIQQKSPPQGALLGSSSSVNSLSSTTTTATTLTPAVGVSGVGGVSSISGVSLSDVVSNASNSSSLDHSQSAAAATQAHLGAAAVAANIALHHQQQTALHNFQQQQQLNLNSTLVAAAAAAAAGVASTSAASAAHLEAQNQHQHQHPEHTHEDPDIVELRQHLVSIVPQHQELALAAAATSSSTAVTGSASSAVAALQSQSLSSTSIATPSTSTALSESAVAAAAAASQLLTSIASSDAVAAVAAAAAAAVAATVTGVTPNMGGGGGVVTAANLAAAANAADTLALNVGKHNDSVDNMGNGNGKDGAISSVMTGKKGLVDYESDSGDEDDYEEEEEEESPHQKKPRMA